The Rissa tridactyla isolate bRisTri1 chromosome 1, bRisTri1.patW.cur.20221130, whole genome shotgun sequence DNA segment TTAGTATAATTTGTAGGGGAACCCTGCCAAACATAGGGAAGTTAAACATCctttgaaaactaaaaaaattaaaaaacaaaggtaTTGTAATAAAATTCatgtaaataaatagaaatcTCTAACTGATGCTTTACTGACAACCAAAAAATACATGTTCATTGTGTTGATGGTGAGATGTTAGTATGAGATCAAAATATATAATCACAGGTATGTGTGGACAAATATACTTGCAAGACAGTGCTTTTTTCAAAAGTCAGTCCATTCTTACAAAAGTAACATCACTACAACCCTAAATTATGGTATACTGAACCTAAGAGTAAAGCACTGGCGCGAAGAGGAGCCCAAGacagctggttagtattcaaggatcacctcctccaagctcaggagtggtgcatcccaagaatgaagaagtcaggcaaaagtgccaggaggcctgcgtggattaacaaagagctcctggacaagctcaagagcaaaaaggaggcctacagagggtggaagcaaggacgggttgactgggtggaatacagagaaactgtccaagtgaccaggaaccagattaggcaagctaaaacccagatagaattaaatctgtctaggggcatcaaggataacaagaaaaacttctctaagtacgtcaggggtaaaggcaagactagggaagatgtgggccctctcaggaaggagacaggagacctggtcacccaggatatggagaaggctgaggtgctgaatgacttttttgcctcagtcttcaccagcaaggactccaacctcaccacccaagttgcaggatgcaaaggcagggtctatgagaatgaagaaccacccactgtaggagatgatcaggttcgggaccatctgaaGAACCTGATGGTGTGTAAGTCcatgggactggatgaaatccatccacaggtcctgagggagctggcagatgaagccaccaagccgctttccattatatttgaaaagtcgtggcggTCTGGTGAAGGtcccgctgattggaaaaggggaaacataacccctattttcaaaaagggaaaaagggatgacccagggagctacaggccggtcagtctcacctctgtgcctggcaagatcatggagcagatcctcctggaaactctggtAAGGCACATGATAAATaagaggtgactggtgacagccaacatggcttcaccaaaggcaaatcgtattgtgcctgacaaacttggtggccttctatgaggttgccacagcactggtagataaggggagagcaactgacatcatctacctggacttatgcaaagcgtttgacactgtcccgcacgacatcctggtctctaaattggaaaagcatggatttgatggatggaccactcggtggatggCTAGAcagccacactcaaagggttgcagtcaatgtcTCAttgtccacatggaaactggtgatgagtggcattcctcaggggtcagtactgggaccagtgctgtttaacatctttgttggtgacatggacagtggaattgagtgcaccctcagcaaatttgctgacgacaacaagctgtgtggcacggtcgacacgctggagggaagggatgccatccagagggacatggacaggcttgagaggtggacctgggtgaacctaatgaagttcaaccaggccaagtgcaaggccctgcacctgggtcatggcaatcccaggcacaaatacaggttgggcagagaatggcttgagtgcagccctgctgaggaggactcgggagtgctggtggacaagaagctcaacatgagcaggcaatgaggacttgcagcccagaaagccaaccgcatcctgggctgcatcaaaagaagtgtggccagcaggtcaagggaggggattctgtccccctactccactctggtgacacttcacctggagtactgcgtccagctctggagtcctcagcacaagaaggacatggacctgtcggaacaggtccagcagagggccacaaagatggtcagagggctggagcacctctactatgaggacaggctgagagagttggggttgttcagcctggagaaggctccaaggagaccttatagtggctttccagtacctaaagggggtctacaggaaggatggggagggactctttatcagggagtggagtgataggacacggggtaatggcctcaagttgagagagggtagatttagattggatatcaggaaggaattctttactgtgagggtagtgaggcactggaacaggttgcccggggaagctgtcaatgccccatccctggaggtgttcaaggccaggctggatgaggttttgagcagcctggtctagtgggaggtgttcctgcccatggcagggggttggaactagatgatcttgacagtcccttccaacccgaatcattctgtgattctgtttagCTTACTTTTTCTGGATACTGGTGTGGTCCATAAACGTTACTGCTCCTTGTGATAACAACTGGGAACTGAAAAGCATTAAATATGCACAtgattaaataagaaaatacataCCAGTAAAAGCTGTAGGCTTCTTGCTCATCAATAAATAGTAAATTGACACACCCACAGCGCTTATCCAAAAATCTGCAAGCCCTTACAAACATTAATGAATTAAGCTATCCCTACTTCTGTCAAATAGGCAAGGGCCTCCAGCCTCCTCCGTCTGTTAGAAGCACAAGTGACAAATGTTTGTGATCTCTCAGTCTTGCTATGGAACCACAATAGGACCTTACATACATATATCTGGTCAACTGAAGACTGGCTTATTACTTATTCCAAGAAAACGTTTCAGACATTAACATCTTATTCAAGTCAACTTTACATCAAAAACAACATTGCAGAAGAccatgtgaagaagaaaagactaaagtattcaaaattttaaatattttgcttaaacaAATCTGAGTAATagggtggttttttcctttcttttttttttctttcactataAGCCTAGTGCTAATACAATTTGAACTTTGTATATTCTACTTCTCTATAAACAGATTTCCTTCAAGCTTAACACTTCTTTTAAGTTGCTAATGTTCTCTTTGACCATTTTATCAAAGAACATTTTTAGACATTACAGTTCAGATTTGAgacaattttaaaacatctgaCCTTTCCCCGCTACCTTGCGGTGTATCTCCACCAATTAAGGGGTGGACATCCTCTGACACATCGAAACTACAAGACTAGCAATCAGGAAAGAGGTATCACTGTGTGGACTagtactgatttttcttttatactcTTAGATACATAATACAGACACTCAAGTATGAGCTTCAGAGTTTTTGAAGCTTGCATCAACTTACTTGGTACCTTTCCCAATAAGACTGGACAAAACACTCTGCAGCTGCTTTAGAGGAGGCATAGGGATTTGTTGGACGTTTTGGTGAGGATTCATCAAACtcctaaaattaaaagaaaaatttgcattacTCAATTTCTTTTGCCCAGAGAAGTCACAAAAGCTGCAGTTGCAACCGAAATAAAAATCCCTAAATATCCAAGCACACCAGTCTGAGACAGTCACCCTTCAACTTACAGCAGAAGACCAGTAACAAAAGACTGATTTTGTACTTCTAGCAGAGTACCTCACAGTAGCAGGTCCTTAGAGTATCTTGTAAAATAATCACTGTTCCCATAGGGAGGTTCAATCCTTTTCAGGCTCATATTGCCTCAGAGTGCCATTGCACCAGAGCTAGCAAATTAACCTTTCAGTCCTAAATAACAGGAGTCCattctccctttcccacaaacaTTATTTCTATAAGAAAAGTAGATTTCAAAATAAAGCCCTCCAAAGCAAGGCTTCAACAATTCTGACCTGTTCCAGAACAGGTAGCTTCATGGCTACCGTGCCGCTTCTATCTACTTCTtgcttggggaagggaggggtagGGGGAGATGCAATAATGAACCAAAGAAAGGAGGACTCTACACTGCCTGAGGTGGAATCCATAACAATCACGTGATTGTTATATTCATAATATAACACATGATTAAAAGTCTCGCTGTTCTTGTCTGACCTTTGCCTCTGAAACTAATTGACTCCGATTTACTTTTtgaccttcctcctcccccttccccccgctcccccccccccaaaaaaactctTCAAGAACTACTATGAttcacaaagagaacaaaaaacagATGAAATCAAAGTGCTCTTTTCAAGGCCCAGAGGCAGAAAAAGTTCACTTGAAGTTGTCTCAGCCAAAAAACACTGATTTGCAGGAGAACATCCTTGGATATCATAAAAGGCTACAAAttgaacttctgttgaaggaacTGAGGAAGACATTGCAACAAGAAGAAAGTGTAcctgatttttctgaaatacagtagTATTTTCATGGATTATGGCACAAGACTCCTTGGTCGTTATTTACGCCTTTTAGAAAGACGGGCATGCATGCTTTGTCTTTTTACAGAGCTAAATTACAATTCCTGAATTAAGGTCAGGCATAAATCGGCAAGAATCGAAAAGATTTCCATAGAACAATAAGAAACATCTGCATATTTCTTCCAGTAATACAGGAATACTGTTCAAATTGTTGGTACTTACAGTTCTGTTAGTATTTTATCTAGAGTATAACACAGTTCCCTGCCTGTCAAGTTCATAGTCAAGGCAGGgcaggaaaaaatttaaaaaataaaataaaagaacaacaTACTGTGCACAATACTGAAGCCTCAAAAATGCTCCAAAGCAAAATTTATATAATACATTCCTTTGATACTATCTCTGAGGAGTATTCACATGTCATGAATGACTCCAATCTAACTGCTTTAGGTAATATACGTTCAATATAAAacatactacagaaaaaaaagattcaggACAATTTTGATACTTAGCATTCTAAAAACAACCAGTGCTTGTTTACAAGTTCCAGTATTATCAGAAATAGCTCAAAAGTCATACATTTACAGAGGCCAAGGAAAGTTagactgatcttttttttttttcactattaaaAGCAACTAAAGCTAGAAAAACCCTAATGCACTTTCAAACTCACCTCATCGGTGCTACCTCCATATACTTCATCTGTACTAACATAGACAAACTTCTCCACATTGGCTTCATGCGCAGCAGCAACCAGCACATTCGTGCCATAAACGTTCACATAGGTGAATTCCAGGGCATGCCAAAATGAAagatctatataaaaaaaaaaaaatcaaacaattcTGATTAAATTTAGGCTTCCTATTGAACTGTAACATTAGAGGCTGCAATACAGACCAGGACTTTATCACCAGTTCATTGATTGTCAGATTGCAAGGTCATTATTAAATGAAGACACTTTCTACACTTACTTGAAGACAAAACCCTTGCTCTCAACAGGAGGCTGGAATTGGGAGCAAAAGCTTGTTGGCTATGGACGGTTCCATTTGAAATAGCATTATCTAACTTTACTTAAGTGGCAGCATAACTACTTCCTCCCTGCATAGGAAGGGACAAGCTCAGTAAGAAAAGTATCATTCAAAGACAGTTGTAAGATACAGTATTATATACTGTTAATTAACCAGCACCTGTTTTAATTCTTAGAATTGTTCCACTGACCTAATGACCTTGTGCATGTCAAATCTGACAATTTTGAGAAGTATTTTCCTGGAGAATTCTGTGAGGATTTCTTCTCATAATGAAAGGAGTATGGTAGAGATAGTCCTCATTAAAAGTGTTAGTGAAGAGTGGTAGTCTGAAATAGGTACTTTTAAATGTAATTCATTCTCTCTTTTTAGAATCCAGGCAGGATTCTGAAGGGAGCTATGCCTAATCCTTCAGCTTACACACTGTGTTTTTTCCTGCAAGTCTGGAGCCAATCAAGTAAAAACTTAAGACGATGTACAAATTCTTTTTCCGTTGTCTTCACAACTCCACCAGTACACTGTCAGTTACCTGTGTGTCTAGATGGAATTTAGAACTGtgatgcaaaacaaaataaaaagggcatTACCATTTATGCgcaatgaaaataaacaacagtcagacaaaatactttttaaattaagGCTATGAACCCCTTTAAGTTAAAAAGGCCACCAGACATTGAATCATGTAGTGTGTAGAGACAAACTGTATCCTTGTTGTATAcaaagggaaaagacaaaaatatcagTATATATTTCAAACGAATATATTAATGGAAAACAATACCAAAACATGCAACAATGCTCACCTACATGTGTTTGGGCTGCAAAATGAAGGACTATATCTATTTTCTCAGTTTCAAAGAGCTGCTTTATAAAATCAGGTTCACAAATATCTccctaaacagaaaaaaaaaatcattaacaaaTTATTTTCGACAGAAAATATCAAAAGCTTTCATTTGTACCAAGCGCCACATAACAAACCATTACAAAGGAAGCACAGGACACAAACAGCTCTGCCAACTGAGCTTTGGGCAACTTATGTCTAAAATAAGACCAGATATAAAACTTTCACATATTCTGAGCAACAGCCTCAACGAAATTTATATTACCATTTAACATTAGAAGCAGCATCGCCCCCAAAACATACACAACAGAAGTACACTGCACAGGTTGCTGAGGTTGAAATGACAAGTTCCACAACAAATAAAGTTACTGGAGTCTGGCTAACGGACAGTGACACCTAGTGGCATCATAAAAGGTGACGTGGATTTCCACTTCTGTTAAAATAGATTGTTGAATGTCTTGCAaggattttgggttttgttgtttgttctgctaatttatttttttttaattgatatattTAGAAATTAGTCAGGTATCAACACACTAGCCATTCTTTAGTTTGACACAGAAgcaacagcagcttttaaaagTAAACGCAAACTGAGAAAGAGCTTTTGATATTTATCTGTTGGCTCAACTTAAACAAAATAGTACCTGAGAAGAATGGGTGTCTTTTGTATGTTCAATAACAAGGCAATTAACTAAAAATAGTTCAAATGCACCTATGTTTTAAGAAGTTCCCAAGCAACAATTCTGAACAACTGTCTCAAGAAGTACTATAAGTCAGAAACAGGAGGAAGATGAACTGATTTTCCTATTTCTCATCCCTGAATACAACTGAAACACTCCAGTAAATACACTCATACATTATTTTGAACTAAATGGTTACaattactgacttttttttaaaactgaaattcaaaCTTGATACATCTGTGCTGAGCAACAACAGAAACTGTGATAAATCTACATCTTTCACACAGCCCCTTATGCAAATTCTCTAAACTTCTCTACCTTCCGAAACAGGCTTCTCTTCTACAGCACCACTAGAGCTTTCACCCCTCCATCTCTCTCCTAAGGCCAGTAATAGTGTTACAATTCTAACGGTAAGGCCTGTCCATCACAGAGTaatttttcccatgcttttttgTCATATCAGTGTAAACTGCTTGACTGCATACCAGCTGCATACAAGCTCTGATCAAccttctttcaaaaaagaaaaaaaaaaaacaaaccaaaaaacacacaacacaaaacccccacaaaacaaaaggaaaaacaaccaacAATTGAGAAGTTGGAATGAATTATACTCGTGTAAATTCTGTGGCAACATGCTCCTACTCTAGTTCAGAAGCAGTATAGCTACGTCATTCCTTGTTACTATTCCCCGAGAGATCTAGCTATTTGCAGGATGCCTTCTGGAACTCCATGCTACCCCCAGCAATTAAATGTTAATATATATCCAGGTAACAAGGCTTTTCTACAGCATTCATACGTTTCATATCACATACTGGAAACTGTTGAAAACATTAGGAATAATAACCAAGAACTCAGTTTGGGCATGCTGGAACTGCCTATATATGCTTAGTAGacatccccttccccctcatGCAACTTTTATCCCAATAGTTCAGAGAGAATCACTTACTAATACAAAGAGACAGGTTCACAAAAATGTAAATACCCATGGGGGGTCACCAAACAAGTGAGGACAAGTTCAATTCCCAACCTTGCCTAAATCTAAGAGGTATGTTTAACTTACATCTACTACCTCTGACAAAATTGCCCCAAAGTTGCCACTTCAGAAAATTAAACTATATGCATTTCTCTGATGTCCTGCAATCTCAGACAGCCCAGCTAGAGAGACCACCATCAGTACTGACTTTTATAGAGGGGAAGAACCTCAGCATAAAACCCTAGCAGCCAATGTTTATCTGAACAATAAATCAAAATCCTTCTCCTATCTGAAGATAAAACTGTGGAAccagtaaaataatttaactggcaaacttttaaaaagaagtggCATACCTTGAATGTTCCCATGAGACCCTGTTCCAAAACAACTATGAACTACACAGCATCAACAGCAGCAAAGGCAAGAATGTAGCCTGATGCCTAGTGCTAACAGAACGAGTGTGTTGCATACCACAGAATATGACAAGTGACAGTGTTTAAAGGTGCAAAATCTAAGACAGCATTAGAGAAGCAGGGAGGATCCAAATCTGAGTCCATCTTGTCCATAGCAGCTATCAAAAGTGAAACAATCATCCCTAAAACCACTCATCTCCATAATCAGGCTTTTACCAATTCTGTACCTCTATTATACAATAAAATATATCAACTTTCAAAAGACTAATTCATATAAGAGACAGAAGATACCTCATATTCTCATAGACTTCTACAGATGAAATATGAAGTCTATTAATAAGGTAAATAGATGAAGTGAATGCTGTTATGCCCACCTGATTGTCACATACATTGTCATATTACATACAGGGACTCATCCTTGACAATGAATTAGTAGTAATTTCAACTTTACCATAAATGAAAGCAGTGGATTCTAGTTTGGGGAGCTCTGCAGACCACATTACCTTGATAtggaggcattaaaaaaaaaaaatcagtaaaaagtCAAGTTTCCTAGAAGAGAAGGCTATATCACCTGGATAAACTTGTAGTTTTCCTTCTCAGAGACAGTTTCAAGATTCTTCAAGCTTGCACAGTAGTCGAGCTAAAGAAAAATACCCACACAGTATGATTAAATGGGCTTCATGAAAGTAAATAAGCTAACTCAGATCAAACTTGATCACTAGAAAGTTTGAGAACAACACAAaaacttctttcaaaagaaaagatattttgcaAGCAGACATgatgaagctttaaaaaacagaaaactctGAAAGGTAACTGCAAAAATTCTTAAACAGAAGTTTAGGACTTCAAAAGCTtactcctgttttattttttttggcaaataattATCTGTGGTGGGCACATGaacagaagtggatttttttttttttacataggtaCAAATGGACAGTCaagcaaaaaattaataaataacacTAATACATATAAATTTCAACATGCTATggattgcattaaaaataatttaaaacagttttccaTATCAAGAAAGAATACATGCTACTTACCTTATCTAGATTTATAATCAGATAGTTTGGATAGTTTTTCACGAGAGAGACAACTACATGTGAAGCACTGCAGgatagaagaaaaacatattttacaatTAGACAGTTAGCTTTAAGGTAACAAAGAGATGATAAATTACAAGTAAGTTCATCAATATCAAAATACTTCGGGAAAAGAGCAGGCTGTACTCAAGACAGGCAAAAGAGGAATTCACAGATATATTTTATGATATGTCAATGTTATTCTATTGATAATACCCATAACTGCATAGTTCAGGAACTACAAATCAGATTAAAAGTTCATGCTACaacaaaagaaagcagcattGCTCACAGacacctaaaaagaaaaaaaacacaaactgttATACGTTCCATTCAATTGccattctaaaataaaattctaaaaaaaaaaaactcttaaGTTCATACATTAGGTATTAGGAAGTACTAAACAGTAAACTCTCCTAACCCACAATACTGACTGAGAGTCAACTCAACTCTCCAACACTGCTGTTAGGTGTAACAAGAAATGACAGCCTGACTACCAGGTGGCATTTCTCTTTGGTACAGTCTTGTGTACAAGAAGCTCACCCTGAGAGATCAGgtttagcagggcttattcacatagaatggtttaggctggaagggaccttacagatcatctagttccatccccctaccatgggcagggacacctcccactagaccaggctgctcaaaacctcatccagcctggccttgaacacttccagggatggggaatccacaacttccctgggcaacttgttccagtgtctcaccaccctcagagtgaagtatttcttcctaatgtccaatctaaa contains these protein-coding regions:
- the TGDS gene encoding dTDP-D-glucose 4,6-dehydratase isoform X3, whose amino-acid sequence is MSDPPGSAELPVFEKRLLVTGGAGFIASHVVVSLVKNYPNYLIINLDKLDYCASLKNLETVSEKENYKFIQGDICEPDFIKQLFETEKIDIVLHFAAQTHVDLSFWHALEFTYVNVYGTNVLVAAAHEANVEKFVYVSTDEVYGGSTDEEFDESSPKRPTNPYASSKAAAECFVQSYWERYQFPVVITRSSNVYGPHQYPEKVIPKFISLLQQNRKCCIHGSGLQRRNFLYAADVVEAFLTVLKEGKPGEIYNIGTNFEMSIAQLAKELIHLIKKTSSESEMEHWMDYVKDSNNESLLTLDITLFLQSD